In Cupriavidus basilensis, one genomic interval encodes:
- a CDS encoding response regulator transcription factor yields the protein MGNLVLLEDEVELREEIAAFLQKRGWKVSQAGSLAQFRPLAAQADIAVIDVMLPDGTGFDAASRLRRERPGCGIVMLTARGETQDKLHGLNGGADHYLVKPIKLLEFDAILRALSRRVVSNWWLDRQASTLVAPAGARLTVSSNESKLLEMLALHPTQPVDRRQIAEGFGFDWLSYDERRLETMVSRLRQRWRSESGSELPLKTAHRKGYTFAAPIALA from the coding sequence ATGGGCAATCTGGTCCTGCTCGAGGATGAGGTCGAACTGCGCGAGGAAATAGCGGCTTTCCTGCAAAAGCGAGGCTGGAAGGTCAGCCAGGCCGGCAGCCTGGCGCAATTCCGGCCGCTGGCCGCACAGGCGGACATTGCCGTCATCGACGTCATGCTCCCCGACGGCACGGGTTTCGATGCGGCCAGCCGCCTGCGCCGCGAGCGCCCCGGCTGCGGCATCGTCATGCTCACGGCCCGTGGCGAAACGCAGGACAAGCTGCACGGCCTGAACGGCGGGGCGGACCACTATCTCGTCAAGCCGATCAAGCTGCTCGAATTTGACGCCATCCTGCGCGCCTTGAGCCGCCGCGTCGTCTCCAACTGGTGGCTCGACCGGCAGGCCAGCACGCTGGTGGCGCCTGCGGGAGCCCGCCTGACCGTGTCGTCCAACGAGAGCAAGCTGCTCGAAATGCTGGCGCTCCATCCCACCCAGCCCGTCGATCGCCGCCAGATCGCCGAAGGCTTCGGCTTTGACTGGCTGAGCTACGACGAGCGCCGGCTGGAGACCATGGTCAGCCGCCTGCGGCAACGCTGGCGCAGCGAATCGGGCAGCGAATTGCCGCTCAAGACCGCCCACCGCAAGGGCTATACGTTCGCCGCGCCCATCGCGCTGGCCTGA
- a CDS encoding tetratricopeptide repeat protein, giving the protein MPLVRRFPVRCPADLAARLPSRLPSRLRAAAIAALLPLCLLAVQHAQAARQPPAPAQELTRQAVTAYDAGAFDSALRDFAKAAQQGNRLAQYNYAMMLLRGEGTPVRQEEALIWLHRAAENDMTQAQFTFGEMYEHGELVPRSLESANQWYRRAAEGGHVQAQVELATNYFTGRGLARDYGKAFEWYTRAATAGDGGAQYIVASYYERGEPGVVEKDIEQAKIWYARAAAHGDPGALAKLRSLIEQGLKAKQAGAM; this is encoded by the coding sequence ATGCCGCTTGTCCGTCGCTTTCCTGTTCGCTGTCCTGCCGACCTTGCTGCCCGATTGCCTTCGCGATTGCCTTCGCGATTGCGCGCCGCCGCCATTGCTGCGCTGCTTCCCCTCTGCCTGCTTGCCGTCCAGCACGCCCAGGCCGCGCGCCAGCCCCCGGCGCCGGCGCAGGAACTGACGCGCCAGGCGGTGACCGCCTATGACGCCGGCGCCTTCGACTCGGCCTTGCGGGACTTCGCCAAGGCGGCCCAGCAAGGCAACCGGCTCGCGCAGTACAACTACGCCATGATGCTGCTGCGCGGCGAGGGCACGCCGGTGCGCCAGGAGGAGGCGCTGATCTGGCTGCACCGCGCGGCCGAGAACGACATGACGCAGGCCCAGTTCACCTTTGGCGAGATGTACGAACACGGCGAACTGGTGCCGCGCTCGCTGGAGTCCGCCAACCAGTGGTACCGCCGCGCGGCTGAAGGCGGCCATGTGCAGGCCCAGGTGGAGCTGGCGACCAATTACTTCACCGGACGGGGCCTCGCGCGGGACTACGGCAAGGCCTTCGAGTGGTACACGCGCGCCGCCACGGCGGGCGACGGTGGTGCCCAGTACATCGTTGCCAGCTATTACGAGCGTGGCGAGCCCGGCGTGGTCGAGAAGGACATCGAGCAGGCCAAGATCTGGTACGCCCGCGCCGCCGCGCACGGCGACCCCGGGGCGTTGGCCAAGCTGCGCTCGCTGATCGAGCAGGGACTGAAGGCAAAACAGGCTGGCGCCATGTAA
- a CDS encoding DUF2126 domain-containing protein: protein MATHVALNHVTHYRYDRPVKLSPQVVRLRPAPHCRTPILSYSLRIEPEQHFVNWQQDPFANYLARLVIPEPTTEFKITVDLVVEMAVYNPFDFFLEPYAENYPFTYEPGLAYELAPYMVKGELTPRFAAFVESIPRNKQTTSDFLVALNQRLQKDIRYLIRMEPGVQTPEQTLETGAGSCRDSGWLLVQTLRHLGLAARFVSGYLLQLAPDVKSIDGPSGTDVDFTDLHAWCEVYLPGAGWIGLDPTSGLLAGEGHIPVACTPEPGSAAPVSGAVDKSEVTFHHEMSITRIYESPRVTKPYTEAQWQAVAAVGAEVDLQLNAQDVRLTMGGEPTFVAVKDRDGAEWNTDALGTTKRAYATELVHKLRERYGKGGFLHFGQGKWYPGEQLPRWALSICWRADGQPCWQDPSLFADEREPADYTEADAQRFLDSLAKRLGLNPGFVQPGYEDTWYYLWRERRLPVNVDPLEARLDDEMERMRLRRVFDGGLARPTGYVLPLRRTGLEDGPALAAHRWISGPWFFRDDRMYLLPGDSPMGYRLPLDALPWVSEADYPWQFDQDPFAARSPLPTGAQLRAQLPGLAGQGAEPGQAAEFRASTAAYPAPGSAAAARAGKLAGARPGAGTTGGTAAPAALAADLARVPERGESAGWITRTALCVEVRHPSRAAGPKAERAAAGDKRGMLYVFMPPLTVLEDYLELLAAVEATAAGLGVKIVLEGYPPPRDVRLKLLQVTPDPGVIEVNIHPAANWDELVDHTEFLYQAAHETYLSTEKFMLDGRHTGTGGGNHFVLGGATPADSPFLRRPDVLSSLIAYWHNHPSLSYLFSGMFIGPTSQAPRVDEARNDQLYELEIAFAELQHQLDRLSGAEGGVGAHMPPWLVDRALRNILIDVTGNTHRSEFCIDKLYSPDGPTGRLGLLELRAFEMPPHARMSLVQQLLLRALVARFWREPYRGRLTRWGTELHDRFLLGTFVQMDFEDVLTEMREAGFAFDNAWFAPHFEFRFPRVGELAAGGLSLTLRTALEPWHVMGEEGSAGGTVRYVDSSLERIEVRVLGMNDSRHVVTVNGRAVPLQPTGRAGEFVAGVRYRAWAPPSALHPTIASHAPLTFDVVDTWMGRSIGGCQYHVSHPGGRSYETFPVNAYEAESRRLTRFFTLGHTPGVMRVEPPRRSLEFPFTLDLRQR, encoded by the coding sequence GTGGCAACACACGTCGCACTGAACCATGTCACCCACTACCGGTACGACCGGCCCGTGAAGCTTTCGCCGCAGGTGGTCAGGCTCCGTCCTGCCCCGCACTGCCGCACGCCGATCCTTTCGTATTCGCTGCGCATCGAGCCCGAGCAGCATTTCGTGAACTGGCAGCAGGACCCGTTCGCCAACTACCTCGCCCGGCTGGTGATCCCCGAGCCGACCACCGAGTTCAAGATCACCGTCGACCTGGTGGTCGAGATGGCGGTCTACAACCCGTTCGACTTCTTCCTCGAGCCCTACGCGGAGAACTATCCCTTCACCTATGAGCCCGGCCTGGCTTACGAGCTGGCGCCCTATATGGTCAAGGGTGAGCTGACGCCGCGCTTTGCCGCCTTCGTGGAGAGCATTCCGCGCAACAAGCAGACCACGAGCGATTTCCTGGTGGCCCTGAACCAGCGCCTGCAAAAGGACATCCGCTACCTGATCCGCATGGAGCCCGGCGTGCAGACGCCGGAGCAGACGCTGGAGACCGGTGCCGGCTCGTGCCGGGATTCGGGCTGGCTGCTGGTGCAGACGCTGCGCCACCTGGGGCTGGCCGCGCGCTTCGTGTCCGGCTACCTGCTGCAGCTGGCGCCCGACGTGAAATCCATCGACGGCCCCAGCGGCACCGACGTGGACTTCACCGACCTGCACGCATGGTGCGAGGTCTACCTGCCGGGCGCGGGCTGGATCGGGCTCGACCCCACCTCCGGCCTGCTGGCCGGCGAGGGCCATATCCCGGTGGCATGCACGCCCGAGCCGGGCAGCGCGGCGCCGGTCAGCGGCGCGGTCGACAAGAGCGAGGTGACCTTCCACCACGAGATGTCGATCACCCGCATCTATGAATCACCGCGCGTGACCAAGCCCTATACGGAGGCGCAGTGGCAGGCGGTGGCGGCGGTGGGCGCCGAGGTCGATCTCCAGCTCAACGCGCAGGATGTGCGCCTGACCATGGGCGGCGAGCCGACCTTTGTCGCGGTCAAGGATCGCGATGGCGCGGAATGGAACACCGACGCGCTCGGCACCACCAAGCGCGCCTATGCCACCGAACTGGTGCATAAACTGCGCGAGCGCTATGGCAAGGGCGGCTTCCTGCACTTTGGCCAAGGCAAGTGGTACCCGGGCGAGCAATTGCCGCGCTGGGCCTTGTCGATCTGCTGGCGCGCCGACGGCCAGCCCTGCTGGCAGGACCCGTCGCTGTTCGCCGATGAGCGCGAGCCGGCAGACTATACCGAGGCCGACGCGCAGCGCTTCCTCGATAGCCTGGCCAAGCGCCTCGGGCTCAACCCCGGCTTTGTGCAGCCAGGCTATGAGGACACCTGGTACTACCTCTGGCGCGAGCGCCGCCTGCCGGTCAATGTCGACCCGCTGGAGGCGCGGCTCGACGATGAGATGGAGCGCATGCGCCTGCGCCGCGTGTTCGATGGTGGCCTGGCGCGGCCCACCGGCTATGTGCTGCCGCTGCGCCGCACCGGCCTGGAAGATGGCCCGGCGCTGGCCGCCCACCGCTGGATCAGCGGGCCGTGGTTCTTCCGCGACGACCGCATGTACCTGCTGCCCGGCGATTCGCCGATGGGCTACCGCCTGCCGCTGGATGCCCTGCCCTGGGTCAGCGAGGCCGACTACCCGTGGCAGTTCGACCAGGACCCGTTCGCGGCGCGTTCGCCGCTGCCCACCGGGGCGCAGCTGCGCGCGCAGTTGCCCGGGCTTGCCGGCCAAGGCGCCGAGCCTGGCCAGGCGGCGGAGTTCCGTGCCAGCACCGCGGCCTATCCCGCGCCCGGCTCGGCTGCGGCAGCGCGTGCCGGCAAGCTTGCCGGGGCCAGGCCAGGGGCGGGCACGACCGGCGGCACGGCCGCGCCCGCCGCCCTGGCGGCGGACCTGGCGCGCGTGCCCGAGCGCGGCGAATCCGCGGGCTGGATCACGCGTACGGCGCTGTGCGTGGAAGTGCGCCATCCCAGCCGCGCCGCCGGCCCCAAGGCCGAGCGGGCGGCTGCGGGCGACAAGCGCGGCATGCTCTACGTCTTCATGCCGCCGCTGACCGTGCTGGAGGACTACCTGGAGCTGCTCGCGGCGGTGGAAGCCACCGCCGCCGGGCTGGGCGTGAAGATCGTGCTCGAAGGCTACCCACCGCCGCGCGACGTGCGCCTCAAGCTGCTGCAGGTCACGCCCGATCCCGGCGTGATCGAGGTCAACATCCATCCGGCCGCCAACTGGGACGAACTGGTCGACCATACGGAATTCCTCTACCAGGCCGCCCACGAAACCTACCTCAGCACCGAGAAGTTCATGCTCGACGGGCGCCACACCGGCACCGGCGGTGGCAACCACTTCGTGCTGGGCGGCGCCACGCCGGCCGACAGCCCCTTCCTGCGGCGCCCCGATGTGCTGTCCAGCCTGATTGCGTACTGGCACAACCATCCCTCGCTGTCCTACCTGTTCTCGGGCATGTTCATCGGCCCGACCAGCCAGGCGCCGCGCGTGGACGAGGCGCGCAACGACCAGCTCTACGAGCTCGAGATCGCCTTTGCCGAACTGCAGCACCAGCTCGACCGGCTCTCGGGCGCCGAGGGCGGGGTCGGTGCGCACATGCCGCCGTGGCTGGTCGACCGTGCGCTGCGCAATATCCTGATCGACGTCACCGGCAACACCCACCGCAGCGAGTTCTGCATCGACAAGCTCTACTCGCCCGACGGCCCCACCGGCCGCCTAGGCCTGCTGGAGCTGCGCGCGTTCGAGATGCCGCCGCATGCGCGCATGAGCCTGGTGCAGCAGTTGCTGCTGCGCGCGCTGGTGGCCCGCTTCTGGCGCGAGCCCTATCGCGGGCGGCTCACGCGCTGGGGCACGGAGCTGCATGACCGTTTCCTGCTCGGCACCTTCGTGCAGATGGATTTCGAGGACGTGCTCACCGAGATGCGCGAAGCCGGCTTCGCGTTCGACAACGCCTGGTTCGCGCCGCACTTCGAGTTCCGCTTCCCGCGCGTGGGCGAGCTCGCGGCCGGTGGCCTGTCACTGACGCTGCGCACCGCGCTCGAACCCTGGCATGTAATGGGCGAGGAGGGCAGTGCCGGCGGCACCGTGCGCTACGTGGATTCGTCGCTCGAGCGCATCGAGGTGCGCGTGCTGGGCATGAACGACAGCCGCCATGTGGTCACCGTCAATGGCCGCGCGGTACCGCTGCAGCCCACCGGGCGCGCCGGCGAGTTCGTGGCCGGGGTGCGCTACCGCGCCTGGGCGCCGCCGTCTGCGCTGCACCCCACCATCGCCTCGCATGCGCCGCTGACTTTCGACGTTGTCGACACATGGATGGGGCGCAGCATCGGTGGATGCCAGTATCATGTTTCGCATCCGGGCGGGCGTAGCTATGAGACCTTCCCGGTTAATGCGTACGAGGCTGAGAGCCGGCGCCTGACACGCTTCTTCACGCTTGGCCACACGCCGGGCGTGATGCGCGTGGAACCGCCCCGGCGCAGCCTCGAGTTTCCGTTCACGCTGGATTTGCGCCAACGCTGA
- a CDS encoding Bug family tripartite tricarboxylate transporter substrate binding protein, with translation MTALAAVCLASAPASAQNDRPLRILVGYPAGGTADLAARLIGDKLREELKQTVVIENKPGAGGRLVMDYARTLPADGNTLVVANSAVMTIAPLTYRKLNYDIQRDFVPVAQTANFQLALATGPGAPAKTLKEYVEWLKASPAKNNSYASPALGSIPHFFGLLIGKQVGVEMLHVPFNGSAPLMNALVGGQVPASVDTLADLTEMHRAGKIRVLASSGTQRSVALPDVPTFTELGYKDIEGLGRYGFLAPAGVPKATIDRLNAAIVHAVQSADLKERFLKLGLEPQTGSAEQFGKVLAADAGRWGPVVKASGYTGD, from the coding sequence ATGACCGCACTGGCCGCCGTGTGCCTGGCCAGCGCGCCGGCCAGCGCCCAGAACGACCGCCCGCTGCGCATCCTGGTGGGCTACCCCGCCGGCGGCACCGCCGACCTGGCCGCCCGCCTGATCGGCGACAAGCTGCGCGAGGAACTCAAGCAAACCGTGGTCATCGAGAACAAGCCCGGCGCGGGCGGCCGCCTGGTCATGGACTATGCGCGCACCCTGCCCGCCGACGGCAACACGCTGGTGGTCGCCAACTCCGCGGTGATGACCATCGCCCCGCTGACCTACCGCAAGCTGAACTACGACATCCAGCGCGATTTCGTGCCGGTGGCGCAAACCGCCAACTTCCAGCTGGCCCTGGCCACCGGCCCCGGCGCGCCGGCCAAGACGCTGAAGGAGTACGTCGAGTGGCTCAAGGCCAGCCCGGCCAAGAACAATTCCTACGCCTCACCGGCACTAGGCAGCATTCCTCACTTCTTTGGCTTGCTGATCGGCAAGCAGGTGGGCGTGGAGATGTTGCACGTGCCATTCAACGGCTCGGCACCGTTGATGAATGCGCTGGTGGGCGGGCAGGTGCCGGCCTCGGTCGATACGCTGGCCGATCTCACCGAGATGCATCGCGCGGGCAAGATCCGCGTCCTGGCGAGCTCAGGGACGCAGCGCTCGGTGGCATTGCCGGATGTGCCCACATTTACCGAGCTTGGCTACAAGGACATCGAAGGGCTTGGCCGCTACGGGTTCCTGGCGCCGGCCGGCGTACCGAAGGCAACGATCGACCGGCTGAATGCGGCGATCGTGCACGCGGTGCAGTCGGCAGATCTGAAAGAGCGGTTCCTGAAGCTGGGGCTGGAGCCGCAAACCGGGAGCGCGGAGCAGTTCGGCAAGGTGCTGGCAGCAGATGCCGGGCGGTGGGGACCGGTGGTCAAGGCCTCTGGCTATACCGGGGATTAA
- a CDS encoding sensor histidine kinase → MLRLFWIVLLCWLGHSAAWADMRLPASGEVSLGEHWELLRDPQDVLTIEQLTRPEFAAAFQPQYSPPALGYVKGAVWLRITLTRPAQAAPVWLLELRSALLDDVTLFEPLTAGGYVQRVSGDRRPVAGRDVDYRNPVFQLDLPVDKPVTVYLRVRSTSTMSFPLVAWSPEAFISFIGTELFLFGLFYAAHLVLLITSVWFYWVTRNLSFGLFSLTVLANLFTSLSAEGFTYQYLLPGWPLTSDAVYVVSWFFATPLGTLFTAHYLGLYESPWRRWAIGFSLLAWGVALVMTPCLLLGDVWWIRPLALLWGLVTMGILLLVSAAMTWRGQKAARVLLFVLVLLFGGTVLRLARNVGVIDPGPFVDNANYLGMMAFVLIMNSAISWRYTDMRAEKEAAQAEALRVARQAERDLEVKVALRTQALRSAMAQVEASLSLERRAQEEQRQFLSTVSHELRTPLAVIDATAQNLDLDDAHDDPQTSARYQKILRATQRLTMLLNDSLHEDGFELLRHGSRPSPTRLADLLEDAAAAAQLLSEGHRLEVDGEGLPEAFLCDASLLRLALRTLADNAVKYTPAGCRVVLRGREVADGVVLEVQDNGPGIEAADLPRVFERFYRGQNAGQKPGTGLGLSLARRMVEMQGGTLTLDSAPGQGCRATIFLPSAPPGVQAQASAMGAANV, encoded by the coding sequence ATGCTTCGGCTATTCTGGATCGTTCTCTTGTGCTGGCTCGGCCACTCCGCCGCATGGGCGGACATGCGCCTGCCGGCGTCGGGGGAGGTCTCTCTCGGCGAGCATTGGGAGCTGCTGCGCGATCCGCAGGATGTGCTGACCATCGAGCAGCTAACGCGGCCCGAGTTCGCGGCGGCCTTCCAGCCCCAGTACTCCCCTCCCGCCCTTGGCTACGTGAAGGGGGCCGTCTGGCTGCGCATCACCCTGACGCGGCCCGCGCAAGCCGCGCCCGTATGGTTGCTGGAGCTGCGCTCGGCGCTGCTGGACGACGTTACGCTGTTCGAGCCGCTAACGGCGGGTGGTTACGTGCAGCGGGTGTCCGGCGACAGACGGCCGGTGGCGGGGCGCGACGTGGATTACCGCAATCCGGTGTTTCAGCTCGACTTGCCGGTGGACAAGCCGGTCACCGTGTATTTGCGCGTGCGCAGTACCAGCACGATGAGCTTTCCCCTGGTGGCGTGGTCGCCGGAAGCGTTCATTTCCTTTATCGGCACCGAGCTGTTTCTGTTTGGCTTGTTCTACGCAGCGCACCTGGTCTTGCTGATTACCAGCGTCTGGTTTTACTGGGTCACGCGCAATCTCTCCTTTGGCCTGTTCAGCCTGACGGTACTGGCCAATCTGTTCACCTCGCTGTCCGCCGAGGGCTTCACGTATCAGTACCTCCTGCCTGGATGGCCGCTGACTAGCGATGCCGTCTACGTGGTGAGCTGGTTTTTCGCGACGCCGCTTGGCACCTTGTTCACGGCGCACTACCTGGGCCTGTATGAGTCGCCGTGGCGGCGTTGGGCGATCGGCTTTTCGCTGCTGGCCTGGGGGGTGGCGCTGGTCATGACCCCCTGCTTGCTGCTGGGCGACGTCTGGTGGATACGCCCACTGGCGCTGCTCTGGGGCCTCGTTACCATGGGGATACTGCTGCTCGTCTCTGCGGCGATGACATGGCGCGGCCAAAAGGCCGCGCGTGTGCTTTTGTTCGTCCTGGTTCTGCTTTTCGGCGGCACCGTGCTGCGCCTGGCGCGCAACGTCGGCGTGATCGACCCCGGCCCGTTCGTCGACAACGCCAACTACCTGGGCATGATGGCGTTCGTGCTCATCATGAATTCGGCCATCAGCTGGCGCTACACCGACATGCGCGCCGAAAAGGAGGCCGCCCAGGCCGAAGCCTTGCGCGTGGCACGCCAGGCCGAGCGCGACCTGGAGGTCAAGGTTGCCTTGCGCACCCAGGCGCTCAGGAGCGCCATGGCGCAGGTGGAAGCGTCGCTGTCGCTGGAGCGGCGCGCGCAGGAGGAGCAGCGGCAGTTCCTGTCCACCGTCTCGCATGAGCTGCGCACGCCGCTGGCGGTGATCGATGCCACGGCGCAGAACCTGGACCTGGACGATGCCCATGATGACCCGCAGACCTCGGCCCGGTACCAGAAGATCCTGCGCGCCACGCAACGCCTGACCATGCTGCTCAATGACTCCCTGCATGAAGATGGCTTCGAATTGCTGCGGCATGGCTCGCGGCCGTCACCCACCAGGCTGGCGGACTTGCTGGAGGACGCCGCCGCCGCAGCGCAACTGCTGTCAGAGGGGCACCGGCTGGAGGTAGATGGGGAGGGCTTGCCAGAAGCCTTCCTGTGCGACGCCAGCCTGCTGCGGCTGGCATTGCGCACGCTGGCCGACAACGCGGTGAAGTACACGCCCGCGGGCTGCCGGGTGGTCTTGCGGGGGCGGGAGGTGGCCGATGGCGTGGTGCTGGAAGTGCAGGACAACGGTCCCGGCATCGAGGCGGCGGACCTGCCGCGCGTATTCGAGCGCTTTTATCGCGGCCAGAATGCCGGCCAGAAACCGGGAACCGGGCTTGGCTTGTCGCTGGCCCGGCGCATGGTAGAAATGCAGGGTGGCACCTTGACCCTGGACAGTGCGCCGGGGCAGGGCTGCCGCGCCACGATTTTTCTGCCGTCGGCGCCGCCGGGGGTGCAGGCTCAGGCCAGCGCGATGGGCGCGGCGAACGTATAG
- a CDS encoding sulfatase-like hydrolase/transferase, whose protein sequence is MPTRNTLFIMCDQLRQDHLACYGHPTLRTKHIDALAARGVRFTKAFVTSGVCGPSRMSFYTGRYPSSHGATWNRVPLSVGEVTLGEYLKESHRALALAGKTHVMPDNANMKRLHLDGGSELETLLRSGHFVEVDRHDGHHAEPHSAYAEWLRKQGYDSADPWTDYVISAENAQGEIVSGWQMRNAGLPARVAQAHSETAYTVGQAMQYIAARGDDPWVLHLSLVKPHWPYMAPAPYHAAYSLDDCLPLRRHQAELDNPHPVLDAYRTQEECANFMRSEVSDTVRPTYQGLVQQIDDRLGELWDQLERLGRWEDTLIVFTADHGDFLGDHWLGEKEQFYDTVQNIPLIVYDPSAEADATRGSADARMVSAVDVVPTVLDALGLPPADHRVEGRSLLDLTRERGNGQWRDFVVSELDYAYRGARIALGRQPGECRAWMVRNARWKYVHWQGFRPQLFDLERDPDEFFDLGEDAGHEAIRSTMRLHLLEWFCTLKPRTTVSNDEVAAKTNVYKQAGVFFGVW, encoded by the coding sequence ATGCCCACCAGAAACACCCTCTTCATCATGTGCGACCAGCTGCGCCAGGACCACCTGGCGTGCTACGGCCACCCCACCCTGCGCACAAAGCACATCGACGCCCTGGCCGCGCGCGGCGTGCGCTTCACCAAGGCGTTCGTCACCTCTGGCGTTTGCGGCCCGAGCCGCATGAGCTTCTATACCGGGCGCTACCCGAGCAGCCACGGCGCCACCTGGAACCGCGTGCCGCTGTCCGTTGGCGAAGTCACGCTGGGCGAATACCTGAAGGAAAGCCACCGAGCGCTGGCGCTGGCCGGCAAGACCCACGTGATGCCCGACAACGCCAACATGAAGCGCCTGCATCTCGACGGCGGCAGCGAGCTGGAAACGCTGCTGCGCAGCGGGCACTTTGTCGAAGTCGACCGCCATGACGGCCACCACGCCGAGCCGCACAGCGCGTATGCCGAGTGGCTGCGCAAGCAAGGCTACGACAGCGCCGACCCGTGGACGGACTACGTGATCAGCGCCGAGAACGCGCAGGGCGAGATCGTGTCGGGCTGGCAGATGCGCAATGCCGGCCTGCCCGCACGCGTGGCGCAAGCGCATTCGGAGACGGCTTATACGGTGGGCCAGGCAATGCAGTACATCGCCGCGCGCGGCGACGACCCGTGGGTGCTGCACCTGTCGCTGGTCAAGCCGCACTGGCCTTATATGGCGCCCGCGCCCTACCACGCGGCCTACTCGCTGGACGACTGCCTGCCGCTCAGGCGCCACCAGGCGGAGCTGGACAACCCGCATCCGGTGCTCGACGCGTACCGCACGCAGGAAGAATGCGCCAACTTCATGCGCAGCGAAGTCTCGGACACGGTGCGTCCCACCTATCAAGGCCTGGTGCAACAGATCGACGATCGCCTGGGCGAGCTGTGGGACCAACTGGAGCGTCTGGGCCGCTGGGAAGACACGCTGATCGTGTTCACGGCTGACCATGGCGACTTCCTGGGCGACCACTGGCTCGGCGAGAAGGAGCAGTTCTACGACACCGTGCAGAACATCCCGCTGATTGTCTACGACCCCTCGGCCGAAGCCGACGCCACCCGCGGCAGCGCGGATGCGCGCATGGTCTCGGCCGTGGACGTGGTGCCGACCGTGCTGGACGCGCTGGGCCTGCCGCCGGCCGACCATCGCGTGGAAGGCCGCTCGCTGCTGGACCTCACGCGCGAGCGCGGCAATGGCCAGTGGCGGGATTTCGTGGTGTCGGAGCTGGACTACGCGTATCGCGGCGCGCGGATCGCGCTGGGCCGGCAGCCGGGCGAGTGCCGGGCGTGGATGGTGCGCAATGCGCGCTGGAAGTATGTGCACTGGCAGGGTTTCCGCCCGCAGCTGTTCGACCTGGAACGCGACCCGGACGAGTTCTTCGACCTGGGCGAGGATGCCGGCCACGAAGCCATCCGCTCGACGATGCGGCTGCACCTGCTGGAATGGTTCTGCACCCTCAAGCCGCGCACTACGGTGAGCAACGACGAAGTAGCGGCCAAGACCAATGTCTACAAGCAGGCGGGCGTGTTTTTTGGCGTTTGGTGA
- a CDS encoding MarR family winged helix-turn-helix transcriptional regulator, protein MNGSQAGEQAQAEAVAHEGRERDAGETLQHPARLADFLNYRLYHLTRVALQASGHHLRAAAGVSRREWRMLAFLGEQPGTRLTELAQSAGLDKVLASRAVHALMARGLVQRATREQDKRAAAFALSEQGEAVYQLAFAQAQAFNARLAACLDPEEARVLARCLSRLHAEAEALLAQAQALPSSVPAPAEPAQNWWRQP, encoded by the coding sequence ATGAACGGCAGCCAGGCGGGCGAGCAGGCGCAGGCAGAGGCAGTGGCACACGAGGGCCGGGAGCGGGACGCCGGCGAAACGCTGCAGCATCCCGCCCGCCTGGCGGACTTCCTCAATTACCGCCTCTATCACCTGACCCGCGTGGCCCTGCAAGCCAGCGGGCATCACCTGCGCGCCGCGGCCGGGGTGAGCCGGCGCGAATGGCGCATGCTGGCCTTTCTCGGCGAGCAGCCGGGCACGCGCCTGACGGAGCTGGCGCAAAGCGCCGGGTTGGACAAGGTATTGGCAAGCCGCGCCGTGCACGCCCTGATGGCGCGCGGGCTGGTGCAGCGCGCCACGCGCGAGCAGGACAAGCGGGCGGCGGCGTTTGCCCTGAGCGAGCAGGGCGAGGCGGTCTACCAGCTTGCCTTTGCGCAGGCCCAGGCCTTCAACGCCCGCCTGGCCGCCTGCCTGGATCCGGAGGAGGCGCGGGTGCTGGCACGTTGCCTGTCCAGGCTGCACGCGGAGGCTGAGGCCCTGCTGGCGCAGGCGCAAGCGCTGCCCAGCAGCGTACCCGCGCCTGCGGAACCGGCGCAGAACTGGTGGCGCCAACCGTAA